A single Lolium perenne isolate Kyuss_39 chromosome 6, Kyuss_2.0, whole genome shotgun sequence DNA region contains:
- the LOC127307257 gene encoding uncharacterized protein, with protein MARNEEKAQSMLNRFITMKQDEKRKPRERRPYLASECRDLADADRWRGEILREIGVKVAEIQNEGLGEHRLRDLNDEINKLLRERGHWERRILELGGRDYSRSSNAALMTDLDGNIVAIPNPSGRGPGYRYFGAAKKLPGVRELFDKPPEVRKRRTRYEIHKRINAGYYGYYDDEDGVLEPLEAAAEKRMRDEVVTEWHRVEKVRREAMKNVVSGEVAAPGGRGGETAREVLIEEVEEEVEEERRLEEEKMERERGEEAGREFIAHVPLPDEKEIERMVLEKKKKELLSKYTSDTLQGEQKEAKEMLNVQR; from the coding sequence ATGGCTCGTAACGAGGAGAAGGCGCAATCCATGCTGAACCGCTTCATCACGATGAAGCAGGACGAGAAGCGCAAGCCCCGGGAGCGCCGGCCCTACCTGGCCTCCGAGTGCCGGGACCTCGCCGACGCCGACCGCTGGCGCGGCGAGATCCTGCGCGAGATCGGCGTCAAGGTCGCCGAGATCCAGAACGAGGGCCTCGGCGAGCACCGCCTGCGGGACCTCAACGACGAGATCAACAAGCTCCTCCGCGAGCGCGGCCACTGGGAGCGCCGCATCCTCGAGCTCGGCGGCCGCGACTACTCCCGCAGCTCCAACGCCGCGCTCATGACCGACCTGGACGGCAACATCGTCGCCATCCCCAACCCCTCCGGCCGAGGACCGGGGTACCGCTACTTCGGCGCGGCCAAGAAGCTCCCCGGCGTCCGCGAGCTGTTCGACAAGCCACCTGAGGTCCGCAAGCGCCGCACCCGCTACGAAATCCACAAGCGCATCAACGCCGGGTACTACGGATACTATGACGACGAGGACGGCGTGCTTGAGCCCCTTGAGGCCGCTGCCGAGAAGCGCATGAGGGACGAGGTTGTCACGGAGTGGCACCGCGTGGAGAAGGTGCGCCGGGAGGCCATGAAGAATGTGGTGAGTGGCGAGGTGGCCGCGCCAGGTGGGCGTGGTGGGGAGACTGCTAGGGAGGTGCTGatcgaggaggtggaggaggaggttgaggaGGAGAGGAGGCTGGAGGAGGAGAAGATGGAAAGGGAGAGGGGCGAAGAGGCTGGCAGGGAGTTTATCGCACATGTGCCTCTTCCTGATGAGAAGGAAATCGAGCGGATGGTgctagagaagaagaagaaggagctgCTCAGCAAGTACACTAGCGATACCCTGCAAGGCGAGCAGAAGGAGGCCAAGGAGATGCTCAATGTGCAACGCTAG
- the LOC127307259 gene encoding protein phosphatase inhibitor 2 isoform X2, with protein MKASESRKARGRVKWDEENLNDIESTKPEREKITEPKTPYHPIIDEDEEICIEESVDKSSRADAITSALMEAVSSGKFSARDNWESCGNEEEAVNQDKDFEEHRKAHYDEYRKVKEHLQKGTLSGETDEDVNSKMPINKPSTC; from the exons ATGAAAGCTAGCGAATCCAGAAAGGCGAG AGGCCGTGTGAAATGGGATGAAGAGAACCTGAATGATATTGAGTCAACTAAACCTGAAAGAGAGAAAATCACAGAGCCTAAGACACCGTACCACCCCATCATTGACGAAGATGAAG AAATATGTATTGAAGAGTCGGTGGATAAATCATCTCGTGCTGACGCCATAACAAGTGCCTTGATGGAAGCTGTTTCTAGTGGAAAATTTTCAGCAAGAGATAATTGGGAGTCATGTGGTAATGAAGAAGAAGCTGTAAATCAAGACAAAG ATTTTGAAGAACACCGGAAGGCTCACTATGATGAATATCGCAAGGTGAAGGAACATCTTCAGAAGGGAACCCTGTCTGGTGAGACTGATGAAGATGTGAACTCCAAAATGCCGATCAACAAACCATCGACATGTTGA
- the LOC127307259 gene encoding protein phosphatase inhibitor 2 isoform X1 gives MMGLKHSLLLVPSTTMKASESRKARGRVKWDEENLNDIESTKPEREKITEPKTPYHPIIDEDEEICIEESVDKSSRADAITSALMEAVSSGKFSARDNWESCGNEEEAVNQDKDFEEHRKAHYDEYRKVKEHLQKGTLSGETDEDVNSKMPINKPSTC, from the exons ATGATG GGTCTCAAGCACTCTTTGCTTCTCGTGCCTTCTACCACAATGAAAGCTAGCGAATCCAGAAAGGCGAG AGGCCGTGTGAAATGGGATGAAGAGAACCTGAATGATATTGAGTCAACTAAACCTGAAAGAGAGAAAATCACAGAGCCTAAGACACCGTACCACCCCATCATTGACGAAGATGAAG AAATATGTATTGAAGAGTCGGTGGATAAATCATCTCGTGCTGACGCCATAACAAGTGCCTTGATGGAAGCTGTTTCTAGTGGAAAATTTTCAGCAAGAGATAATTGGGAGTCATGTGGTAATGAAGAAGAAGCTGTAAATCAAGACAAAG ATTTTGAAGAACACCGGAAGGCTCACTATGATGAATATCGCAAGGTGAAGGAACATCTTCAGAAGGGAACCCTGTCTGGTGAGACTGATGAAGATGTGAACTCCAAAATGCCGATCAACAAACCATCGACATGTTGA
- the LOC127307258 gene encoding transcription termination factor MTERF5, chloroplastic, whose translation MTSLQAAPRLSLRLAPCEPRGRMLPPWRLVLSPSSCRLYTLISRQLPICNAQSYADDLLVASAQSTTTARSRLIAAEREEAKAVLSLFLRQKGLRSAVAARIANKSDGFVEHLISKLQIAYRSRYAEGRELSTPEIRDALLPYLEALSKEHGDSLVEVVENFPDPFAAERESLSYSMILTPTSSNKQKAVARVSTPTSEGALPELVLYLLDLGMDHEEIKNVVRKFPAFAYYNVDRKIKPLVELLLELGVQRSSIPGIIRKRPQLCGISLTDNLKPMMSYMENIGVNQAQWSKVICRFPAFLTYSRAKVEITVSYLTELGVSKENIGKILTRCPHLMSYSVNDNLRPTAEYFRSIGADAASLIQKCPQAFGLNVESKLKPITQFFLDREFSIEEIGIMVNRFGIIHTLSLQENLLPKYEYFLTLGYPRNELVKFPQYFGYSLELRIKPRYARMTGCGVRLILNQMLSISDTRFEEILQKKSGGF comes from the exons ATGACGAGCCTGCAGGCAGCCCCGCGCCTCAGCCTCCGCTTGGCCCCGTGCGAGCCCCGTGGCAGGATGCTTCCGCCGTGGAGGCTCGTCCTCTCCCCTTCCTCCTGCAG GCTTTACACTCTCATCTCCAGACAACTTCCCATTTGCAATGCACAATCAT ATGCTGATGATTTACTGGTAGCTAGTGCCCAAAGCACCACGACTGCTCGCTCAAGGTTGATTGCTGCAGAAAGGGAGGAAGCGAAAGCTGTGCTATCTCTGTTCTTAAGGCAGAAAGGTTTGAGAAGTGCGGTAGCTGCACGGATCGCCAACAAATCAGATGGATTCGTTGAGCACCTCATCTCAAAGCTCCAGATTGCTTACAGATCTCGATACGCTGAAG GAAGGGAGCTGAGTACACCTGAGATCAGAGATGCTCTCCTTCCATATCTAGAAGCTCTTTCGAAAGAGCATGGAGATAGCTTGGTTGAGGTGGTGGAGAACTTCCCTGATCCTTTTGCCGCAGAAAGGGAATCCTTGTCTTACTCAATGATACTTACACCAACGAGCTCAAATAAGCAGAAGGCAGTTGCTCGAGTAAGCACACCAACCTCAGAGGGAGCCCTCCCTGAGCTAGTGCTCTACTTGTTGGACTTGGGCATGGATCACGAAGAAATAAAGAATGTCGTGCGCAAGTTCCCAGCATTTGCATATTACAATGTGGATCGCAAGATAAAGCCTCTGGTGGAACTACTGCTTGAACTTGGTGTGCAGAGGTCAAGCATACCCGGAATCATCAGGAAGAGGCCTCAGCTATGTGGAATCAGTTTGACAGATAATCTGAAACCTATGATGTCCTATATGGAGAATATTGGTGTCAACCAGGCTCAGTGGAGCAAGGTGATTTGCCGGTTCCCTGCATTTCTCACATATAGCAGGGCGAAGGTGGAGATAACCGTGAGTTACCTTACAGAACTAGGAGTTTCTAAGGAAAACATTGGCAAGATCCTGACACGATGTCCTCATCTCATGAGCTATAGTGTCAACGACAACCTCAGACCAACTGCTGAATACTTCCGGTCGATCGGGGCAGATGCTGCATCTCTTATTCAGAAATGCCCCCAGGCTTTTGGTCTGAACGTAGAGTCAAAGCTGAAACCAATCACACAGTTTTTCCTGGACAGGGAGTTCAGCATCGAAGAAATTGGCATTATGGTAAATAGATTTGGGATTATCCACACACTCAGCTTGCAAGAGAATTTGCTTCCCAAATACGAGTATTTCCTGACATTGGGGTACCCAAGGAATGAGCTTGTGAAATTCCCCCAGTACTTTGGGTACAGCTTAGAGCTGCGGATAAAACCTCGGTATGCTCGGATGACTGGTTGCGGGGTGAGGTTGATTCTGAACCAGATGTTGTCAATCTCAGATACCAGGTTTGAGGAAATTCTACAAAAGAAGTCAGGCGGATTTTGA